The Symphalangus syndactylus isolate Jambi chromosome 8, NHGRI_mSymSyn1-v2.1_pri, whole genome shotgun sequence genome includes a window with the following:
- the RNASE1 gene encoding ribonuclease pancreatic — MALEKSLVLLPLLVLMLLVLGWVQPSLGKESRAKKFQRQHMDSDGSPSSNSTYCNQMMRRRNMTQGRCKPVNTFVHEPLVDVQNVCFQEKVTCKNGQANCYKSNSSMHITDCRLTNGSRYPNCAYRTSPKERHIIVACEGSPYVPVHFDASVEDST; from the coding sequence ATGGCTCTGGAGAAGTCTCTTGTCCTGCTCCCCCTGCTTGTCCTGATGCTGCTGGTGCTGGGCTGGGTCCAGCCTTCCCTGGGCAAGGAATCCCGGGCCAAGAAATTCCAGCGGCAGCACATGGACTCAGACGGTTCCCCCAGCAGCAACTCCACCTACTGCAACCAAATGATGAGGCGCCGGAATATGACACAGGGGCGGTGCAAACCAGTGAACACCTTTGTGCACGAGCCCCTGGTAGATGTCCAGAATGTCTGCTTCCAGGAAAAGGTCACCTGCAAGAACGGGCAGGCCAACTGCTACAAGAGCAACTCCAGCATGCACATCACAGACTGCCGCCTGACAAACGGCTCCAGGTACCCCAACTGTGCATACCGGACCAGCCCGAAGGAGAGACACATCATTGTGGCCTGTGAAGGGAGCCCATATGTGCCAGTCCACTTCGACGCTTCTGTGGAAGACTCCACCTAA